The Podarcis muralis chromosome 8, rPodMur119.hap1.1, whole genome shotgun sequence genomic sequence TACTTAGTCAAGTTTCCAAATACTTTGTGACCCATCATGTGGTGTGGAAGTTGCTTATAGGAAATGATATTTGTTCCAATGAAATTTCATTTGAAGAATCATGTAGGAATAGAACAAACTTCAGTTCCATCCTGAACATCCCAACATTCACCCGTGGAACTGATTTATGATGTATGACAGCTGATAACCCTCAATGACATTATTCTGCAGGTTGGGAATACAATGGGAGACAATACTACTTAAGTCTCAGGTGGTTGTGACCAGCAGAATCTTTTTCTATctcttttaggcaccaggtatTTCTGGAGTGATTTACAACACAATCCTAACCAAGTCTAATCAGAGGAAAGTACTATTCAATTGAATGGTGCTTCTtcctaggtaagtggggttaggattgcagccctagtcATCATCGTATGCTGTGGTCCAAGGATGCTGCCTAGACACCATCCCTCTTCCCCACTTCTGGGTTCTCTAGCACATGCTTGTTGGCTCAGGGGATAGGACCAAGTTGCTTCTTTAATTTGTGCTGAGGGTATGGAGAATGGAGGGAACACAAGAGTCTCTTCCAAGCAATGGTAAAGACTTCTGATGTGCTTGATCTGACATCAGTCTGGTGGGAACTCAGGTTACAGGGTCTGTGCACGGCTGAGTGTTCTGTTCAGTAGATCTTACAGCACAATCTTAACCATGTCTAATCATGTCCTGCACTTGCAGGAAGGCACTATACAAAACATATGTTGCCAAGTTTCAAAGTATAAGCCAGAGAACTTAATGCCTCCACTCCTCATTTCTCATTATAGTGGTGGGATGTGATTCAGCCAAATCAGCCTTGACTAGGTTCCTATAGCTATGAGCATATAGGACTTTTTCATCTCCTTCCCCCATCGCTTTTCTGTCCCTCACTCAGCCACACTCTGTCAGTGTCTTCAACTGAAACTCACTTGCAAACTGCACAAAAGTCTCCTCCATCTTTTTCAGGGTGAGGACATCCTCTTGGCTAACATTGGCCAAGAAACCCATATTAAATAAGAACTATGAATATGTTTCACTACCATTAAAGCACATACTAGACTTTCCCATTTACCTATGTCAGCAAACCATTGGGCAAAAGATACAATCCAAAAGAGAAATCTTTCCAGAAAAAGCCCCCCAGTGATGTAGATTTAAGAAAATGCACAGCACCTGCCAATTTGCCACCAAAGTCCCTCATTACAAAACCAACTCATTCACATCAAGCCATTCCTTATCGTTTTTATCCTAGGTTTGGTATGGACCATCCTCAAAGGTACTTTTTTACAATGCCTGGTTTCAAGTCAGTCTGTTGAACCATTTTGCAACTATAAACTGCAGAACCTGATTCTTACCTCAAAGGGCTTGTTGTTCAGTAGTAAAAAACtgctctgcatacaaagcatgccaggttcaaaccctggcatcctCAGGTAGGTCTGAAAAGATACCtgggccaatggtttgactcattAAAATACAGACTTCTATATTGCTTATGTTACCCTCTCCCACATTGTTTATTATAATGGCAGATTACAAGTCAGCCTACCTGCCCTTAACATATTAACGGTTCAAATTATAAAACAGAAAACTATGAGAACCCAGATTTGTTTGCTCAAAATGCCGATGGTTTAAAGGCCTGGATAAATAAAAAGGTCATCTAACACTGAAAAGGGTACTCAGTGATCCTCCCTTGGAAGGCAGTTCCACAGGTGGGGTGCCACCAGCAAGAAGATCCTCTAAATAATGCCATGTATATAACTGGGAAGCCTGCTCTAATCCGGGCTCCTGTGTGCATGTACTTCAGCAGCTGCAGTTACAGGTATGTTGTCCACACCTTGGAGGTATGTATATTCTGGGACACATTGGTGTATCTGCAGTGGCTATGATGTTCTGAGTGAGTTTTAATATGCACAAAGTCCAAAGGCAGAGGACCTAAATGGCAGGAGTGCTGAAGGAAAGAATCTGAACTCAACAATGGGCTGAGAAGAGGTGACCTGCCTGAGAAATGGAAGggtggaagaagagaagaggagagaggaaataGCAAATGCAGATGATGGACCAGCAATGAAgacagagggaaaagagaaaaaaagtttcAAATCGACTTGAAAAAAACAGATCATTTTTAAACTGAAACATGCTCtaaaatgtgaaatatattgtCAATAAATTTCAAAAGCAATACGAGAACATATGATATGCCTAATTACCAAGCAAAGTGACTAACTGGTGTACTTGGAAATTATTTCACCTTTTCCTCTGATTCTTCTTTCAACATCTGATGTTATTAATaaccaagcaaaaggcattattaaTCACAAGTTAACTCACTGGCATAATCCCTCACCTTTTTCTCTTATTCTTTTTCTTCCACCAGATTAGGAATATCTTGGGAAGCAGATGGAGGGGTCTGGTTCACACTGAGGTTTGGGTCCCCCACAGAAAATACAGGAATGAGGGGCCTGAGGAACCTGAACTCGCTGCTCAAGGACCCACCGGTTAAGCACACGTCGTAGTGGTAACTCCTGGAAAGAGACCCGCTCTGAGAATCGCCACCATTCTCTGGGATGTCGGGTCTGGCAGGTGGGAAGTGAGGAGGGGCAGCGATGAAACTTTCCCTGGGATCCCTCCTGCAGATCTTGATGGCAGCAAAGGAAACAATGCAAACGAGGAACACAAAGGAGACTGCAGCCAGGCAGATCACCAAATACAAGGTCAAGCTCCCGTCTTCTTCGTGCTCCTCTTTACTGACCTCCACAGCCTTCATATAAGGATCCGAAAAGCCACCCACAGGAAGGACATGGAGCATGGCAGTGCTGCTCTGGGGAGGGAGCCCGTTGTCCCTGACCACTATCAGGAGTCTCTGCTTGCTGGTGTCTCGCTCGGTCAGGGCTCTCCTGGTTCTCACTTCCCCATTCTGGGTTCCTAGGCTGAAAAGACCAGGGTCTGTGGCCTTCAGCAGCTCATAGGAAAGCCACGAGTTCTGGCCAGAATCTCCATCCACAGCCACCACCTTGGTGACCAGGTAGCCGGCCTCCACCGACTTGGGGACCAGCTCATTGCAGGGGGATGTGCTGTTCTGAAGAGGGTAGAGGAAGAAGGGAGCGTTGTCGTTTTCGTCTATGACAATGATTCGGACAGTAACTTCTGAGCTGAGGGGAGGAGATCCTCCATCTGTAGCCCTCACCATCACTTTGAAATCTTTGATCTGCTCGTAATCCAGGGATCGGAGGGCATACAGATTTCCACTTTCAGAGTTGACTGAGATGTAAGAGGCCACAAGGCCATCAGGGACCTTCCCAGGCAAAAGGGAGTAGGTGACCTTGGCATTCTTCTCAGTGTCCAGATCAGCAGCACGGACTGAGCCAATGAGCAGTCCTGGAATATTGTTTTCCCGTATCTGCATTTCACATGAAGACTTTTCAAATACTGGAGGGTTGTCATTGATATCTGAGATCTCAACATTAATAATTCTTGTTGAAGTGAGCCTGGGGGAGCCCTGGTCAACGGCTGTGATGGTGATATTATACTCTGAGACCTTCTCTCTGTCCAGGTAGCTTTGGACCACAAGCTGGTAATAGTTATTCATAGTGAGTTTTAACATAAAAGGAATATTTACCTCCACAGAGCACATGGTTCTGCCATTGTCTCCAGAGTCTCGGTCTGTGACACTGAAGAGAGCCACAAGTGTCTCCAGGGGAGAATCCTCTGCCAAAG encodes the following:
- the LOC114601131 gene encoding protocadherin beta-16-like → MGDGYRKEQGVYFFLFLCLPGALSISLHYSVPEEKKRGSLVANVLEDLKLGTGELSARRAQLVSKNSKQYFHLDTKTGNLLLNDKIDREALCGQTDPCLLHTEIVLQNPLKIYSIEIKIEDVNDNVPKFSKKAFDLEIPENFSPNTHFPLESAQDEDLGINNIQNYTLSPNEHFMLSMESNKNGRIYVDLVLEKPLDREKDSHFGLTLTAVDGGEPQRTGTVKINIDVLDINDNSPQFTHSEYKVRLKENSPWGTLVFKVEATDLDFGSNSQITYSFNRVPEEIYDLFHLNENTGEITLSGQLDYEKETSYEMSIRATDGGGLLGHCKVLVDVEDVNDNVPEVSIISITSPLAEDSPLETLVALFSVTDRDSGDNGRTMCSVEVNIPFMLKLTMNNYYQLVVQSYLDREKVSEYNITITAVDQGSPRLTSTRIINVEISDINDNPPVFEKSSCEMQIRENNIPGLLIGSVRAADLDTEKNAKVTYSLLPGKVPDGLVASYISVNSESGNLYALRSLDYEQIKDFKVMVRATDGGSPPLSSEVTVRIIVIDENDNAPFFLYPLQNSTSPCNELVPKSVEAGYLVTKVVAVDGDSGQNSWLSYELLKATDPGLFSLGTQNGEVRTRRALTERDTSKQRLLIVVRDNGLPPQSSTAMLHVLPVGGFSDPYMKAVEVSKEEHEEDGSLTLYLVICLAAVSFVFLVCIVSFAAIKICRRDPRESFIAAPPHFPPARPDIPENGGDSQSGSLSRSYHYDVCLTGGSLSSEFRFLRPLIPVFSVGDPNLSVNQTPPSASQDIPNLVEEKE